The following are from one region of the Candidatus Oleimmundimicrobium sp. genome:
- a CDS encoding transposase domain-containing protein has translation WMFTGSERAGRRAAAIQSLLATAKLNGIEPAAWLKDTLEKLPTWPNSRIDELLPLGASTRVKVGRLDAYERGVRYQPVSD, from the coding sequence TGGATGTTCACCGGTTCGGAGCGCGCCGGCCGCCGTGCCGCCGCCATCCAGAGCCTGCTGGCCACCGCCAAACTGAATGGCATCGAACCCGCCGCCTGGCTCAAGGATACGCTGGAAAAACTACCCACCTGGCCCAACAGCCGGATCGATGAGCTATTACCCCTCGGCGCCTCAACCCGAGTAAAGGTGGGGCGGCTGGACGCTTACGAACGAGGAGTTCGGTACCAGCCAGTATCTGATTGA
- a CDS encoding DUF3085 domain-containing protein, producing MSLRFKGADLRPVLAEAVANQCRVVLAKDQGVYFLAERGERRPDGRQALIAYAVGCNPDIDLFDDWWELALAELGGDDFGEHFDPKSTVFTRILSSEDDLELYATATHLSIKPVPTTSGGN from the coding sequence ATGTCTCTACGATTCAAAGGTGCGGACCTGCGCCCCGTGCTTGCCGAAGCGGTTGCCAACCAGTGCCGCGTGGTCCTGGCCAAAGACCAGGGCGTGTACTTCCTTGCCGAGCGCGGCGAACGCCGGCCCGATGGACGTCAGGCACTGATCGCCTACGCGGTTGGCTGCAATCCAGATATCGATCTATTCGATGACTGGTGGGAGTTGGCCCTCGCCGAGCTTGGCGGCGATGACTTCGGCGAGCATTTCGACCCAAAATCCACGGTGTTCACCCGTATCCTGAGCAGCGAGGACGACCTGGAGCTGTACGCTACCGCCACCCACCTGTCCATCAAGCCAGTACCGACGACGTCAGGCGGCAACTGA